TCTCATAAAGAGATTGGACCTGAGCAACGTGTCCTGCTAGTTGCTGATAGGACGCTCGCATTACTTCCAGCGTCTTTTCCGCTAGCAGGGCCTGGTAGAAGCCGGATATCGCGTCGAGTCGGACCTGGGCACGGGCTTGTCTGGCAGCTTCCTGCTGCATGTCGAGGGTAAGCCCAGCGATGCGATAGGCGTTGATAAGCTTTCCCCAGGTGAAGAGCGTCTGCTGGGCAGTGAGTCCGGCTGAGTAGTTGTTCACGCTGCCGAGGGGTAGACGGAATGTGTCAACTCCGACCGGTACGCGCACCGGCACACCGGTATTGCCGATGTAGTTGCCCTGGGGGTCAAATACCGGCACGGTCATTATCGAGTCGTGGGCCGAGAACATCGTGAATTCGTTGGCCCGGGCCAGACGCGTGTAGGTGCCGGTTGCCGATACTTGGGGAAGGAATGAGCCGAAAGCCGCATTGCGGCCATACGCCGCTTCTTCGAGCTTTGCCTGAGCCAGCGCGAGCTGGCGGTTATTGGCCAGCGCCAGTTCTGCGGCGCGACGGGCGTCCAGTTGAAGCGTCTCTGCTAAACCTGCGGCCACAAGGCACAATGCCGTGGCAGTAATTGATTTGATGCTAGTCATAGTTATTCCTTGGTTCGGGCCATGAGGCCGGAGAGAAACAGGTCGAGTACTTCAGTTGTCCGGCCCCGGAGCCCGATGTCATGGCGGTGGGCAATGATGCTAGTCCGGAATGCCTGCAGGAACCCGAGCGCGGCCAGCCGGGCATCTACCCGGCGGAAGATGCCAGACTTGATGCCGGGCCGGATTATCCGGGCCACGGCTTCGACCATCTGTCGCAGGCGTGGAAGAATCGCGCGATGGAAACGCTTGACCGCGTCTTCCGGTACGTTGATGTGTTCCAGTGAAACTAGCGTCAGGATACCGGGACGGGTGAATACGTGCTCGGCCCATTCGGTGAAGACTTGTTGTAGCTTCTTTTCCGGAGCGAGCGGACGGGCGTCAATCGCAGAGACGATGTCGAGGGCCCGGCAGAGAAGCCAGTCCACCAGGCCGAGATAGATTTCCGGTTTGTCGCGGAAGTAGAGGTACACCGTGCCCTTTGCTACCCCGGCCCGGCGGGCAATGTCGTCAACTTTGGTCTCGAAGTAGCCGCGCTCCGATACTTCACTGAACGCAGCCTGGAGAATGGCAAGCCGCTTTTCCTGTGAGTAGGGCCTCATAGTTTATTTAGTAAATATACTGACTGGCCGGTCATTATAGCGGCCGGCAGCAGGTTGTCAAGCAGAGCACGACCCGGCGAGGAACGTGGCGATGCGGGAGAGGTCGTTGGTGCGCGGCAGGTCAGGAGGCAGGGACGCAAGGAACAGCCGGCCGTAGCCGCGGGAGAGGATCCGACGGTCGAGCACACAGACTACGCCCCGGTCGCGTTTGGTCCGGATGAGGCGGCCAAAACCCTGGCGGAACCGCAATATCGCACTTGGTAGTTGATAGGCGCGGAACGGTTCGGTGCCCTGTTCACGCAGGCGTTCGCAGATGGCGGCGAGTCGGGGTTCGTCCGGGACGTCGAACGGTAGTCGGCAGATGATGAGACAGGATAGGGCCTCGCCTGGTACGTCAATGCCCTGCCAGAATGACTGGGTGGCGAACAGGACGGAGTGGACGTCGGCGCGGAATCGTTCGAGGAGCTGGGGCGTCGGCAGTTCGCCCTGGCGGAGATGGGTATAGCCCGAGTCTGGGACAAGGTCCGAGACTCGGTTCAGGGTGTCGTAGCTTGTGAAGAGAACAAGGGCCCGGCCCCGGCTGGCACGGAGGATGTCGGCGATGATATGTGCAGCTTTGGGTGCGAAGTCCAGAGCCGACGGTTCGGGCAGATTCGGCGTGGTGAAGAGCAGGCTGGCATTGGAGTAGTCGAACGGCGAGTCGAGGAGCAGGGTCGAAAAGCCTTCGAGCCCAAGCCGGCCGGCAAGGAAGCTGAAGTCTC
The genomic region above belongs to candidate division WOR-3 bacterium and contains:
- a CDS encoding TetR/AcrR family transcriptional regulator codes for the protein MRPYSQEKRLAILQAAFSEVSERGYFETKVDDIARRAGVAKGTVYLYFRDKPEIYLGLVDWLLCRALDIVSAIDARPLAPEKKLQQVFTEWAEHVFTRPGILTLVSLEHINVPEDAVKRFHRAILPRLRQMVEAVARIIRPGIKSGIFRRVDARLAALGFLQAFRTSIIAHRHDIGLRGRTTEVLDLFLSGLMARTKE